From one Bacteroides fragilis NCTC 9343 genomic stretch:
- a CDS encoding PCMD domain-containing protein, translating to MKKNLLYLSCALMCMLGFLSSCKDDEKEIPPVVEDVVAQYTGDKVKVTLGGEAVSGDAQIDLVQQDDKSLTIKLLNIIPDVKEFSIPNAEFEATTRSAYISKLSGKVSNAVVGYDVTFEGVVDEGVLTASITATEIKGDSINAKKAGLTGKTFKGKMTINVSNIPTPIEMEQRVYTSVVSKDTSAIKLKINDFAFQGLKLGDISLDTVAVRHRGEQDGKPIYGFKTKSQEMTLEAVGKVLIDANGTIIGEKMELSLNVNAVTAGLTVGVDFSGNIVEESTDTKATITVTGDAVAEGVTVSGNTYTFKVWESTPDDQLVFIPKIEIPATAVLDSIIIYDNRNKKVSAVEPNTAIDFSQLKENYYVGYHVTPEDIRYPSKKMLKMVRIAELNPVYDMATWVADGDFEKPNGLTTSNLAAAFFPMFGIDVPTPVVKASDNAAEITTSRTVSATLPSTLVPGVTAGTMFLGEFKVDITNTLKSTHFGVPYRVKPVNFKITYKYTPGTTFYKTVVKNNANDTEVVPNEKDECSINAYLYEVDSYAETLDGTNINTSNKVIMKAVLEDGSAKADYVTLTIPFKETGNGSFDPTKKKYKLAIVCSSSKKGDQFMGADGSKLWVKYLEVTR from the coding sequence ATGAAGAAAAATTTATTGTATTTATCTTGCGCTCTTATGTGCATGTTAGGCTTTTTATCATCTTGTAAGGATGATGAGAAGGAAATTCCTCCTGTGGTAGAAGATGTAGTAGCTCAATATACTGGTGATAAGGTAAAGGTTACATTAGGTGGAGAGGCAGTATCGGGTGATGCACAAATTGACTTGGTACAACAGGATGATAAATCGCTTACTATAAAGTTGCTGAATATAATTCCGGATGTAAAGGAGTTTTCTATACCCAATGCAGAATTTGAAGCAACTACTCGTAGTGCATATATTAGTAAGTTGAGTGGAAAAGTATCTAATGCAGTAGTTGGTTATGATGTTACTTTTGAAGGAGTGGTAGATGAAGGTGTACTGACTGCAAGTATTACAGCTACTGAAATTAAAGGTGACAGCATTAATGCGAAGAAAGCGGGACTTACTGGAAAAACTTTCAAAGGCAAGATGACCATTAATGTGTCTAATATTCCGACTCCTATTGAGATGGAACAGAGGGTTTATACTTCTGTAGTAAGTAAAGATACCTCTGCTATTAAGTTGAAAATTAATGATTTCGCATTCCAGGGATTGAAATTAGGTGATATCTCATTAGATACTGTTGCTGTACGTCATAGAGGTGAACAAGATGGTAAACCGATCTATGGTTTTAAGACAAAGAGTCAGGAAATGACATTGGAAGCTGTTGGCAAAGTATTGATTGATGCAAATGGTACTATTATTGGTGAGAAAATGGAGCTGAGCCTGAATGTAAATGCTGTTACTGCCGGATTGACTGTAGGGGTAGACTTCAGTGGTAATATAGTAGAAGAATCAACAGATACGAAGGCAACGATTACTGTAACAGGTGATGCTGTTGCAGAAGGAGTTACAGTATCTGGAAATACTTATACCTTTAAAGTTTGGGAATCGACTCCGGATGATCAATTAGTGTTTATTCCTAAAATCGAAATTCCTGCTACCGCAGTCTTGGATTCTATTATTATTTATGATAATAGAAATAAGAAAGTTAGTGCAGTGGAACCCAATACAGCTATTGATTTTTCTCAATTGAAGGAAAATTATTATGTAGGTTATCATGTAACTCCGGAAGATATTCGTTATCCGTCAAAGAAAATGTTGAAAATGGTTCGTATTGCAGAATTGAATCCTGTGTACGATATGGCAACTTGGGTTGCTGACGGTGATTTTGAAAAACCTAATGGTCTGACTACATCTAATTTAGCAGCTGCTTTCTTCCCTATGTTTGGGATAGATGTACCAACTCCTGTGGTAAAAGCAAGTGATAACGCTGCTGAAATTACTACTTCTCGTACAGTAAGTGCTACATTACCAAGTACTTTGGTTCCGGGAGTAACTGCTGGAACGATGTTCTTGGGAGAATTTAAGGTTGATATCACTAACACGCTGAAGAGTACTCATTTTGGTGTGCCTTACCGTGTGAAACCTGTCAATTTCAAGATTACTTATAAGTATACTCCGGGAACAACATTTTATAAAACCGTAGTGAAGAATAATGCGAATGATACAGAGGTTGTGCCTAATGAAAAAGATGAATGTTCGATCAATGCTTATCTTTATGAAGTAGACTCGTATGCTGAGACTTTGGATGGTACAAATATTAATACTTCTAATAAAGTGATTATGAAAGCTGTACTGGAAGATGGTTCCGCTAAAGCTGATTATGTGACTTTAACCATTCCTTTTAAAGAAACAGGAAATGGAAGTTTTGATCCTACTAAGAAGAAGTATAAGTTAGCTATCGTTTGTTCTTCAAGTAAAAAAGGAGATCAGTTTATGGGAGCTGATGGAAGTAAATTATGGGTGAAGTATTTGGAAGTAACCCGTTGA